From one Tsukamurella tyrosinosolvens genomic stretch:
- a CDS encoding phytanoyl-CoA dioxygenase family protein, whose amino-acid sequence MSTTSPARSGAPDRESRITEGDCDLDAFAALLQAETDLAQYPYADRAVRGVLFYGAAATEAAGDPVAREDLSDELARALSTGPGIVVFDGAFGERHGLRASTELFTAMIAEQRATGSGGGDHFAAPGANDRIWNALQKHALRDPASFARYYANDVLALVATAWLGPMYQVTSAINVVNPGGTAQSPHRDYHLGFMEPETAQRFPRHTHLLSPALTLQGAVAQVDMPVSSGPTLYLPYSQRYEPGYVAFTLPEFRDYFEANHVQLPLRAGDAVFFNPALFHAAGSNRSAGIRRMANLLQISSAFGRAMDAVDRSAILRSVYPQLQALDAAGETRAVANLVAASAEGYAFPSNLDRDQPLDGMHGETQAELTFRALASGLAPEAYATELAALDERHRP is encoded by the coding sequence TCACCCGCGCGGTCCGGCGCGCCGGACCGGGAGAGCCGCATCACCGAAGGCGACTGCGACCTCGACGCGTTCGCCGCGCTGCTGCAGGCCGAGACGGACCTCGCGCAGTACCCCTATGCGGACCGGGCGGTGCGCGGGGTCCTCTTCTACGGCGCGGCCGCCACCGAGGCCGCGGGCGATCCGGTCGCGCGCGAGGACCTGTCCGACGAACTGGCACGGGCGCTGTCGACCGGACCCGGCATCGTCGTCTTCGACGGCGCCTTCGGCGAGCGGCACGGCCTGCGCGCGTCGACCGAACTGTTCACCGCGATGATCGCCGAGCAGCGCGCCACGGGCTCCGGCGGCGGCGACCACTTCGCCGCCCCGGGCGCCAACGACCGGATCTGGAACGCCCTCCAGAAGCACGCACTGCGCGACCCGGCGTCGTTCGCCCGCTACTACGCCAACGACGTTCTCGCGCTCGTCGCGACCGCGTGGCTGGGCCCGATGTACCAGGTGACCTCCGCGATCAACGTGGTCAACCCCGGTGGGACGGCGCAGTCCCCGCACCGCGACTACCACCTCGGCTTCATGGAACCGGAGACCGCGCAGCGCTTCCCGCGGCACACGCACCTGCTCTCGCCCGCGCTCACCCTGCAGGGCGCCGTCGCGCAGGTGGACATGCCCGTCTCGTCGGGCCCCACCCTGTACCTGCCCTACTCCCAGCGCTACGAGCCCGGCTACGTGGCCTTCACCCTTCCGGAGTTCCGGGACTACTTCGAGGCGAACCACGTCCAGCTCCCGCTGCGCGCCGGCGACGCCGTCTTCTTCAACCCGGCGCTGTTCCACGCCGCGGGCTCGAACCGGTCGGCGGGCATCCGCCGGATGGCGAACCTGCTGCAGATCAGTTCGGCGTTCGGACGCGCGATGGACGCCGTCGACCGGTCCGCGATCCTCCGGTCGGTGTATCCGCAGCTGCAGGCGCTCGACGCGGCCGGCGAGACCCGCGCCGTGGCGAACCTCGTCGCCGCCTCGGCCGAGGGGTACGCATTCCCGTCGAACCTGGACCGGGACCAGCCGCTCGACGGCATGCACGGCGAGACACAGGCGGAACTGACCTTCCGTGCGCTCGCCTCCGGCCTGGCCCCGGAGGCCTACGCCACCGAGCTGGCCGCCCTCGACGAGCGGCACCGCCCGTGA
- a CDS encoding MFS transporter yields the protein MLRIAARRPREAASFSRPLALLVAGALFLENLDGTVLQTAAPAVARDFGVAPAGVSPAIVGYLLAVAVAIPAAGWVAERYGTRRVFLWSVVGFTAASVACALAPDLLWLCVFRLAQGTAGALMIPVGRIAVLRAVRPADLLAAMAYLTWPSLVAPVIAPFLGGVITDVLGWRWIFVLNVPIGVALAAGGALLIPRNDEGIRTPLDRWGYLLTAGAVVCLTGGVELLRGGRPWTVAALVVAATLLAGVAAQGMARRPHPLFDPAVMRIRTFRVGNVSGSIYRLVITGAPFLFVLLFQAGFGWSAAAAGAMVTAVFVGNLAIKPLTSPIIRGLGFRRTLVWSIVAGAVTLLAFGWVHASTPATVIAALLVFSGMVRSIGFSAYNTVMFADVPRDLLPAANGLSATLQQVGTALGIAAAAAAARLGTGLAGPDAVELGYRIAFVPFAALLLLPLAGALRLPANAGEHAAARR from the coding sequence ATGCTGCGTATCGCTGCCCGGCGCCCACGGGAGGCCGCGAGCTTCAGCCGCCCCCTCGCGCTCCTCGTCGCGGGTGCGCTGTTCCTCGAGAACCTCGACGGCACGGTGCTGCAGACGGCTGCGCCGGCGGTGGCCCGCGACTTCGGGGTCGCCCCGGCGGGTGTGAGCCCCGCGATCGTGGGCTACCTCCTCGCGGTCGCGGTGGCCATCCCCGCCGCCGGGTGGGTCGCCGAGCGGTACGGCACGCGGCGGGTCTTCCTGTGGTCGGTCGTGGGGTTCACCGCCGCGTCGGTCGCGTGCGCGCTGGCACCGGACCTGCTGTGGTTGTGCGTGTTCCGGCTCGCCCAGGGAACGGCGGGAGCGCTGATGATCCCCGTCGGGAGGATCGCGGTGCTGCGCGCGGTCCGGCCGGCCGACCTCCTGGCGGCGATGGCGTACCTGACGTGGCCTTCCCTCGTCGCGCCGGTGATCGCGCCGTTCCTCGGCGGCGTCATCACCGACGTCCTGGGATGGCGGTGGATCTTCGTGCTCAACGTACCGATCGGCGTTGCATTGGCGGCCGGCGGTGCGCTCCTGATCCCGCGGAACGACGAGGGCATCCGCACACCGCTCGACCGATGGGGCTACCTGCTCACCGCGGGCGCGGTCGTGTGCCTCACCGGCGGCGTCGAACTGCTGCGAGGCGGACGCCCGTGGACCGTGGCCGCCCTGGTGGTGGCCGCAACGCTCCTCGCCGGGGTGGCTGCACAGGGGATGGCGCGTCGCCCCCACCCGCTGTTCGATCCGGCGGTCATGCGCATCCGGACCTTCCGCGTGGGCAACGTGAGCGGATCGATCTACCGTCTCGTGATCACGGGCGCGCCGTTCCTCTTCGTGCTGCTCTTCCAGGCCGGATTCGGGTGGAGCGCTGCCGCGGCGGGCGCGATGGTGACGGCGGTCTTCGTCGGCAACCTCGCGATCAAACCGCTGACCTCCCCGATCATCCGGGGGCTGGGGTTCCGACGCACCCTCGTCTGGTCGATCGTCGCGGGTGCGGTGACGCTGCTCGCCTTCGGGTGGGTGCACGCGTCGACGCCGGCGACGGTGATCGCCGCGCTCCTGGTGTTCTCCGGGATGGTCCGGTCCATCGGCTTCAGCGCCTACAACACCGTCATGTTCGCCGATGTCCCCCGCGACCTGCTCCCCGCCGCGAACGGCCTGTCCGCCACACTCCAGCAGGTGGGCACGGCCCTGGGCATAGCCGCGGCGGCAGCGGCCGCGCGTCTCGGCACGGGCCTGGCGGGCCCGGACGCCGTCGAGCTCGGCTACCGGATCGCCTTCGTCCCCTTCGCCGCACTGCTCCTGCTGCCCCTCGCCGGGGCGCTACGGCTCCCCGCGAACGCAGGCGAACACGCCGCTGCCCGACGGTGA
- a CDS encoding ATP-binding cassette domain-containing protein: protein MTTDDIQAETPETGDDKVALIEFKDVGKQYGNIIALQGINLRVYPGEVTCVLGDNGAGKSTLIKTMAGLHKPSEGEVLVDGEVTTLDSPKDALAKGVATVYQDLAVVGLMPVWRNFFLGQELRSGFLKSLDVQTMRATTKEELFKMGIDLPDVDAPISSLSGGQRQCVAIARAIYFGARVLILDEPTAALGVKQSGMVLRYITAARDQGFGVVFITHNPHHAYMVGDHFVLLNRGRQKLDCTYDEISLEELTSQMAGGDELETLSHELRR from the coding sequence ATGACCACGGACGACATTCAGGCCGAGACGCCCGAGACCGGCGACGACAAGGTCGCGCTGATCGAGTTCAAGGACGTCGGCAAGCAGTACGGCAACATCATCGCGCTCCAGGGGATCAACCTCCGCGTGTACCCCGGCGAGGTCACCTGCGTGCTCGGCGACAACGGCGCGGGCAAGTCGACGCTGATCAAGACGATGGCGGGGCTGCACAAGCCCAGCGAGGGCGAGGTCCTCGTCGACGGCGAGGTCACGACCCTCGACTCGCCGAAGGACGCGCTCGCGAAGGGCGTCGCCACCGTCTACCAGGATCTCGCAGTCGTGGGGTTGATGCCGGTGTGGCGCAACTTCTTCCTCGGCCAGGAGCTGCGCTCGGGCTTCCTCAAGAGTCTCGACGTGCAGACCATGCGCGCCACGACGAAGGAGGAACTGTTCAAGATGGGCATCGATCTCCCGGACGTGGACGCCCCCATCAGCTCCTTGTCGGGCGGCCAGCGGCAGTGCGTCGCCATCGCCCGGGCGATCTACTTCGGCGCGCGGGTGCTGATCCTCGACGAGCCGACGGCAGCGTTGGGCGTCAAGCAGTCCGGCATGGTGCTGCGGTACATCACAGCGGCCCGGGACCAGGGCTTCGGCGTCGTCTTCATCACGCACAACCCGCACCACGCGTACATGGTCGGCGATCACTTCGTGCTGCTCAACCGCGGCCGGCAGAAGCTCGACTGCACGTACGACGAGATCAGCCTGGAGGAGCTGACCTCGCAGATGGCGGGCGGCGACGAGCTCGAGACCCTCAGCCACGAACTGCGCAGGTGA
- a CDS encoding Gfo/Idh/MocA family protein: MTVRWGLLSTSGIGRVAARAIAAADGADLAAVAGREPGRAADYAAQVGAPVSYGSYEDLLADADIDAVYVPLPITLHAEWAVRALEAGKHVLCEKPLTLDPEEATAVFDAAERAGRLAIEGFMWRLHPQTLLVRRLLAEGAIGALALVRAALSVSAPAGDIRRTTDLGGGALADLGGYCVSAVRLFGGEPSTVRAVGVADPAGSGAGHDLRASAVLELEDGVLGLIDVGLDLERRDQLELVGTEGRIVVDDPWLCRSGAVEVIRGERAERLPADPGGAFGLTPPGPDNEDAYRIEFEAASAAFAGGAAPAFGRADAVAQARALAAARRSAAERVTVVL; this comes from the coding sequence ATGACGGTGCGCTGGGGCCTGCTGTCGACGTCGGGGATCGGGCGGGTGGCCGCCCGCGCGATCGCCGCCGCCGACGGTGCCGATCTCGCCGCCGTCGCCGGGCGGGAGCCGGGTAGGGCGGCCGACTACGCGGCGCAGGTCGGCGCCCCGGTCTCCTACGGCTCCTACGAGGATCTCCTCGCGGACGCCGACATCGATGCCGTGTACGTGCCGCTGCCGATCACGCTGCACGCCGAGTGGGCCGTGCGGGCCCTCGAAGCGGGTAAGCACGTGCTGTGCGAGAAGCCGCTGACCCTGGACCCGGAGGAGGCGACGGCCGTCTTCGACGCCGCGGAGCGCGCGGGGCGGCTCGCGATCGAGGGCTTCATGTGGCGGCTGCACCCGCAGACGCTGCTGGTCCGTCGCCTGCTCGCGGAGGGCGCGATCGGTGCGCTCGCGCTCGTCCGCGCCGCGCTCAGCGTGAGCGCCCCCGCAGGCGACATCCGGCGCACGACCGACCTCGGCGGCGGCGCGCTCGCGGACCTCGGTGGCTACTGCGTGAGCGCGGTCCGGCTGTTCGGCGGCGAACCGTCGACCGTGCGTGCAGTCGGTGTCGCCGATCCGGCCGGTTCGGGCGCGGGCCACGACCTCCGTGCCTCCGCGGTCCTCGAACTGGAGGACGGCGTCCTCGGGCTGATCGACGTCGGATTGGACCTGGAGCGGCGCGACCAGCTCGAGCTCGTCGGCACGGAGGGACGGATCGTCGTCGACGATCCGTGGCTGTGCCGGTCCGGCGCCGTCGAGGTGATCCGCGGGGAACGGGCGGAGCGGTTGCCGGCGGATCCGGGCGGCGCCTTCGGCCTCACCCCACCCGGGCCCGACAACGAGGACGCCTACCGGATCGAGTTCGAGGCGGCGAGCGCCGCCTTCGCCGGTGGGGCGGCGCCGGCCTTCGGTCGCGCCGACGCCGTCGCGCAGGCCCGTGCCTTGGCGGCGGCGCGCCGATCCGCAGCGGAGCGCGTCACGGTCGTCCTGTGA
- the iolG gene encoding inositol 2-dehydrogenase, which translates to MSRTRIAVLGCGRIGRVHADSVAVSDRAELTWVFDPIEAAAGEVGERYGAAWTTDVEEVLAAGDVDAGVVASPTPTHVDLLTRAVRTGRTVLCEKPIDLDLARVDACRADLGELTQKVMLGFNRRFDSSFAEVRRRVDAGEIGSLEQLTIVSRDPAPPPAEYVASSGGLFRDMMIHDLDLARFFLGEVVAVSALGSNLVSEEIRAAGDVDGAMVVLRGAGGQLATITNSRRCAYGYDQRLEAFGALGSLSAANQHATSVTFSGAAHTGAAGPALTFFLDRYTPAYRAELDAFVTMTETGGAASPGFDDGRAALLLADAAAESLRTGAVVEVRA; encoded by the coding sequence ATGAGCAGGACCCGGATCGCGGTGCTCGGATGCGGCCGGATCGGGCGGGTGCACGCCGATTCCGTCGCGGTGAGCGACCGCGCCGAGCTGACGTGGGTCTTCGACCCGATCGAGGCGGCGGCCGGAGAAGTCGGTGAGCGCTACGGCGCGGCCTGGACCACCGATGTCGAGGAGGTCCTCGCGGCCGGTGACGTGGACGCCGGCGTGGTCGCCTCGCCGACACCGACGCACGTCGACCTGCTGACCCGCGCGGTACGCACCGGCCGGACCGTGCTGTGCGAGAAGCCCATCGACCTCGACCTCGCGCGGGTCGATGCGTGCCGCGCCGACCTCGGCGAGCTCACGCAGAAGGTGATGCTCGGCTTCAACCGCCGCTTCGACTCCTCCTTCGCCGAGGTCCGCCGCCGTGTCGACGCGGGGGAGATCGGCTCGCTGGAGCAACTGACGATCGTCAGCCGCGACCCCGCGCCGCCACCCGCGGAGTACGTGGCCTCCTCGGGCGGGCTGTTCCGCGACATGATGATCCACGATCTCGACCTCGCCCGGTTCTTCCTCGGCGAGGTGGTGGCCGTGTCCGCCCTCGGATCGAACCTGGTCTCCGAGGAGATCCGCGCTGCCGGCGACGTCGACGGCGCCATGGTCGTCCTCCGCGGCGCAGGCGGGCAGCTGGCGACGATCACCAACTCCCGGCGCTGCGCCTACGGCTACGACCAGCGGCTGGAGGCCTTCGGCGCGCTGGGCTCGCTCAGCGCGGCCAACCAGCACGCGACGTCCGTGACCTTCTCGGGGGCGGCGCACACCGGTGCCGCGGGACCGGCCCTCACCTTCTTCCTCGACCGCTACACGCCGGCCTACCGCGCGGAGCTCGACGCCTTCGTGACGATGACGGAGACCGGCGGCGCGGCGTCCCCCGGCTTCGACGACGGCCGGGCGGCCCTGCTGCTCGCCGACGCCGCCGCGGAATCGCTCCGGACCGGTGCGGTGGTGGAGGTCCGGGCATGA
- a CDS encoding Gfo/Idh/MocA family protein, whose translation MTEPIRVALVGCGNIALGFHIPAYLTADDRFRIVGIADPTPERLELGRVAAGLTPEQVHADVAELLARDDVDALDLCTPQHLHRDVAVAAARAGKHVLCEKPIAAVPADAEAMRAAAEKAGTVLAVVANYLFFPEVVALRAIIDSGELGEIRTARVDMLGVLDLPGAAGYRPSWRHDPAQAGGGVLVDMLHGVYLAEALLGARAERVSAFVDSATDGDAVDGIALCRLEAGRRVAMVNIAWGMGQGGVAVEGTRGRAVAHYRADGTMPWAPFESLTVTTESGTRTVDLPAGAELEPLIAASMRDTVLDFADAIAGDRAPAVDAAVARHILEITVAAYASGALGTTVRLPLDGALFTAGVAGLAEIGVPDDSFVRRRGLFGLTVPATSGIGG comes from the coding sequence ATGACCGAGCCGATCCGCGTGGCCCTCGTGGGCTGCGGCAACATCGCCCTGGGCTTCCACATCCCCGCGTACCTCACCGCCGACGACCGGTTCCGCATCGTCGGTATCGCCGACCCGACCCCCGAGCGGCTCGAGCTGGGCCGCGTCGCCGCGGGACTGACACCCGAGCAGGTGCACGCGGACGTCGCCGAGCTACTGGCCCGCGACGACGTCGACGCGCTGGACCTGTGCACCCCGCAGCACCTGCACCGCGACGTCGCGGTCGCCGCCGCCCGCGCCGGCAAGCACGTCTTGTGTGAGAAGCCGATCGCCGCCGTCCCCGCGGACGCGGAGGCCATGCGCGCCGCGGCCGAGAAGGCGGGCACCGTGCTCGCGGTGGTCGCCAACTACCTGTTCTTCCCGGAGGTGGTGGCGCTGCGGGCGATCATCGACTCCGGCGAGCTCGGCGAGATCCGCACGGCGCGCGTCGACATGCTGGGTGTCCTCGACCTACCGGGCGCGGCGGGCTATCGGCCCAGCTGGCGGCACGATCCCGCGCAGGCGGGCGGGGGCGTCCTGGTCGACATGCTGCACGGGGTGTACCTCGCCGAGGCCCTCCTCGGCGCCCGCGCGGAGCGAGTCTCCGCGTTCGTCGATAGCGCGACCGACGGCGACGCCGTCGATGGAATCGCGTTGTGCCGCCTCGAGGCCGGCCGCCGCGTCGCGATGGTGAACATCGCGTGGGGCATGGGCCAGGGCGGTGTCGCGGTCGAGGGCACTCGCGGCCGCGCGGTCGCGCACTACCGCGCGGACGGGACGATGCCGTGGGCCCCGTTCGAATCACTCACCGTCACCACGGAATCCGGGACGCGCACCGTCGACCTCCCGGCGGGAGCCGAACTGGAGCCCCTCATCGCCGCGTCGATGCGCGACACGGTGCTCGACTTCGCCGACGCGATCGCCGGCGACCGGGCGCCCGCCGTCGACGCCGCGGTCGCCCGACACATCCTCGAGATCACCGTCGCCGCCTACGCGTCCGGCGCCCTCGGGACGACCGTCCGCCTCCCGCTCGACGGCGCGCTGTTCACCGCCGGCGTCGCAGGCCTCGCGGAGATCGGCGTCCCCGACGACTCCTTCGTCCGCCGCCGTGGCCTGTTCGGCCTGACGGTGCCGGCGACGTCCGGGATCGGGGGCTGA
- a CDS encoding SDR family oxidoreductase has protein sequence MTARPADLADKVVLVSGGSRGVGAAVVREAAAAGARVAFTGRDAANGETLRSELAANGVEALFVRADVADPAQATGSVEAVVETLGRVDCLCNAAGLTSRGTLTGTTPELFDEHIAINLRAPFFTMAAAVRDMRSRHAPGTVVNIISMSAHGGQPYLAPYVAAKAGLIGLTKNAAHAHRFDRIRINGLNIGWTETEGEALVQKRFHDAPDDWAERAGRELPAGRLASARDAAAAVVFLLSDRSGVVTGSVIDWNQQVSGAYD, from the coding sequence GTGACCGCGCGGCCCGCCGACCTGGCGGACAAGGTGGTCCTGGTGTCGGGCGGCAGCCGGGGCGTGGGCGCGGCGGTCGTCCGCGAGGCGGCCGCTGCGGGCGCCCGCGTCGCCTTCACCGGCAGGGACGCCGCCAACGGAGAGACACTGCGCTCCGAGCTCGCAGCGAACGGGGTGGAGGCGCTGTTCGTCCGCGCGGACGTCGCCGATCCGGCGCAGGCGACGGGCTCCGTCGAGGCCGTCGTTGAGACGCTTGGCCGGGTCGACTGCCTGTGCAACGCGGCGGGTCTCACCTCCCGCGGCACACTGACCGGGACCACGCCGGAGCTCTTCGACGAGCACATCGCGATCAATCTCCGGGCGCCCTTCTTCACCATGGCCGCCGCGGTGCGGGACATGCGGTCTCGGCACGCGCCCGGCACCGTCGTGAACATCATCTCGATGTCGGCACACGGCGGGCAGCCCTACCTGGCCCCGTACGTGGCGGCGAAGGCCGGGCTGATCGGCCTCACGAAGAACGCCGCTCACGCGCACCGGTTCGACCGGATCCGGATCAACGGACTCAACATCGGCTGGACCGAGACGGAGGGCGAGGCCCTGGTGCAGAAGCGGTTCCACGACGCTCCGGACGATTGGGCCGAGCGCGCCGGGCGGGAGCTCCCCGCCGGTCGCCTCGCCTCCGCCCGCGACGCGGCCGCGGCGGTGGTGTTCCTGCTCTCGGACCGGAGCGGCGTCGTGACGGGCTCGGTGATCGACTGGAACCAGCAGGTGAGCGGCGCCTACGACTGA
- a CDS encoding sugar phosphate isomerase/epimerase family protein, translated as MQIGLLTDSLSELTRAEALDTAVDLGVETVEIGLGGVHGGWSPAPHADLAELLDDGGARAGLARDVASRGLRLEAFNAAGNPLHPRHGERDAAVLRGALRLAQEFEVGTVVTMSGLPGYPGDTVPPWITTVWPPENLELLDYQWERAIDWWGPIAEEARARGVRIAVEMHANQLVYSVPGLLRLRDAVGDTVGANVDPSHLIWMGADPLAAIRALDGAIHHVHAKDTRIEDRAAVASRLETIPNPRTGERAWNYVAVGTGHPDGVDFWVRFIANLRLAGYDGPLSIENEDYTLGQRESVALAVETLRTAQHLEEVR; from the coding sequence GTGCAGATCGGACTGCTCACCGACAGCCTCTCCGAGCTCACCCGCGCCGAGGCCCTCGACACGGCCGTGGACCTCGGCGTCGAGACCGTCGAGATCGGCCTGGGCGGTGTGCACGGCGGGTGGTCGCCCGCCCCGCACGCCGATCTGGCGGAGCTGTTGGACGACGGTGGCGCGCGTGCGGGCCTGGCCCGCGACGTCGCCTCCCGCGGGCTGCGGCTCGAGGCCTTCAACGCCGCCGGGAACCCGTTGCACCCCCGGCACGGAGAGCGCGATGCCGCCGTCCTGCGCGGTGCGCTGCGGCTGGCCCAGGAGTTCGAGGTCGGCACCGTCGTCACCATGTCGGGCCTCCCCGGCTATCCGGGCGATACGGTGCCGCCGTGGATCACCACGGTCTGGCCGCCGGAGAACCTGGAACTCCTGGACTACCAGTGGGAGCGGGCGATCGACTGGTGGGGGCCGATCGCCGAGGAGGCGCGAGCACGGGGTGTCCGGATCGCTGTCGAGATGCACGCCAACCAGCTGGTCTACAGCGTCCCGGGGCTGTTGCGCCTGCGCGATGCCGTCGGCGACACGGTCGGCGCGAACGTCGACCCCAGCCACCTGATCTGGATGGGCGCCGACCCGCTCGCCGCGATCCGCGCCCTGGACGGCGCGATCCATCACGTGCACGCCAAGGACACCCGGATCGAGGACCGCGCCGCAGTCGCCTCCCGGCTGGAGACGATCCCGAACCCGCGTACCGGGGAGCGGGCTTGGAACTACGTCGCCGTCGGGACGGGGCACCCCGACGGGGTCGACTTCTGGGTGCGGTTCATCGCGAACCTGCGCCTCGCGGGCTACGACGGTCCGCTGTCCATCGAGAACGAGGACTACACGCTGGGCCAGCGCGAATCCGTCGCGCTGGCCGTCGAGACGCTGCGCACCGCGCAGCACCTGGAGGAGGTGCGATGA
- a CDS encoding Gfo/Idh/MocA family protein, giving the protein MRATLLERFGRRVRVAMVGGGIGSYIGETHAVALRADGLWDLVAGAFSRNPDTNAATGRSWLVPPERTYADHRALIAGESVRADRVDAVIVATRPSSHAEIACDLLAAGFHVISEKPLTDTAADARRVAAAVSESGRRLMLTHCYSGYPMVRQAREMVARGDLGRITLVESRFAGGMYAADTPPGSWRVDGTEGGVTALIADLGTHALHLAEFVAGRRITTVAADLARVAPEHVAFDNAYLTLRFENGARGRCWSTSQAAGATHGLAVTVHGDRGSVSWDHDTPETLWWRAAGEPDRLLTKAGPAATPAALAASRFTAGHPDGYALAFANLYRDFACALLSEALGEDPSPYLADLPDVADGVRTLAIVEAAVRSDAAGRPVTVDT; this is encoded by the coding sequence GTGAGGGCGACACTCCTCGAACGCTTCGGCCGCCGCGTGCGGGTCGCAATGGTCGGCGGCGGGATCGGCAGCTACATCGGCGAGACCCACGCCGTCGCGCTCCGCGCCGACGGGCTGTGGGACCTCGTCGCGGGCGCCTTCTCCCGCAACCCGGACACCAACGCGGCCACCGGGCGGTCGTGGCTCGTGCCACCGGAGCGCACCTACGCCGATCACCGCGCCCTCATCGCGGGGGAGTCCGTGCGGGCGGACCGCGTCGACGCGGTGATCGTCGCGACCCGGCCGTCGAGCCACGCCGAGATCGCCTGCGACCTCCTGGCAGCCGGCTTCCACGTGATCTCCGAGAAGCCCCTCACCGATACCGCCGCCGACGCCCGCCGGGTCGCGGCGGCGGTATCGGAGTCGGGCCGGCGGCTCATGCTCACCCACTGCTACAGCGGTTATCCCATGGTGCGCCAGGCGCGGGAGATGGTCGCCCGGGGCGACCTCGGCCGGATCACCCTGGTCGAGAGCAGGTTCGCCGGCGGGATGTACGCGGCGGACACACCGCCCGGCTCGTGGCGCGTGGACGGCACGGAGGGCGGCGTCACCGCGCTGATCGCCGACCTCGGCACGCACGCGCTGCACCTCGCGGAGTTCGTCGCCGGCCGTCGGATCACCACGGTCGCCGCGGACCTCGCGCGGGTCGCCCCCGAGCATGTGGCCTTCGACAACGCGTATCTGACCCTCCGCTTCGAGAACGGCGCGCGCGGACGCTGCTGGAGCACCTCGCAGGCCGCCGGGGCCACGCACGGCCTCGCGGTCACCGTCCACGGCGACCGCGGCAGCGTGAGCTGGGACCACGACACCCCGGAGACCCTGTGGTGGCGTGCCGCCGGCGAACCCGACCGGCTGCTCACCAAAGCCGGACCCGCGGCGACCCCCGCGGCGCTCGCCGCGTCCCGGTTCACCGCCGGACACCCGGACGGGTACGCGCTGGCCTTCGCGAACCTCTACCGCGACTTCGCGTGCGCGCTGCTCTCCGAGGCGCTGGGCGAGGACCCCTCCCCGTACCTGGCCGATCTCCCCGACGTCGCCGACGGTGTCCGCACCCTGGCGATCGTCGAGGCGGCCGTCCGGTCCGACGCGGCCGGGCGCCCCGTCACGGTCGACACCTGA
- a CDS encoding ABC transporter permease, whose translation MTTDEALDLSTHTPVTDERVKKQKPLQRLILRPEVGALIGAIAILIFFLIVAPPFRSPEAFATVLYASSTIGIMACGVAVLMIGGEFDLSTGVAVTFSSLAASMLAYNLHLNTWVGSLLALGLSLAVGAFNGYMVMRTKIPSFLITLATFLMLTGINLAVTKMVTGQVATPTIADMEGFPSAQAVFSSTIHVFGVGLKVTVLWWILFTAVATYVLMRTRVGNWIFAVGGNQDSARAVGVPVTKVKIGLFMFVAFCAWFVGQHLLYAYDTVQSGQGVGNEFLYIIGAVIGGCLLTGGYGTAVGAMIGAFIFGMVNQCIVYAGWNPDWFKFFLGIMLLFAVIANNAFRNFAAKR comes from the coding sequence ATGACCACCGACGAGGCCCTCGACCTCAGCACGCACACGCCCGTCACCGACGAACGCGTCAAGAAACAGAAGCCCCTCCAGCGCTTGATCCTGCGCCCCGAGGTCGGCGCCCTGATCGGCGCGATCGCGATCCTGATCTTCTTCCTCATCGTGGCGCCGCCTTTCCGCAGTCCGGAGGCCTTCGCCACCGTCCTGTACGCCAGTTCGACGATCGGCATCATGGCCTGCGGGGTCGCCGTCCTCATGATCGGCGGCGAGTTCGACCTGTCGACCGGTGTGGCCGTGACCTTCTCGTCGCTCGCGGCGTCGATGCTCGCCTACAACCTGCACCTGAACACGTGGGTGGGATCCCTGCTCGCCCTGGGGCTGTCGCTCGCCGTGGGAGCCTTCAACGGCTACATGGTGATGCGCACCAAGATCCCCAGCTTCCTCATCACGCTGGCCACGTTCCTCATGCTCACCGGTATCAACCTCGCGGTCACCAAGATGGTCACCGGCCAGGTCGCCACCCCGACCATCGCCGACATGGAGGGGTTCCCGTCGGCGCAGGCCGTCTTCTCCTCGACGATCCACGTCTTCGGCGTCGGCCTCAAGGTGACGGTGCTCTGGTGGATTCTGTTCACCGCGGTCGCCACCTACGTGCTCATGCGCACCCGGGTCGGGAACTGGATCTTCGCCGTCGGCGGCAACCAGGATTCCGCACGGGCCGTGGGTGTCCCGGTCACCAAGGTCAAGATCGGCCTGTTCATGTTCGTGGCCTTCTGCGCCTGGTTCGTCGGGCAACACCTGCTGTACGCCTACGACACCGTCCAGTCCGGGCAGGGCGTCGGCAACGAGTTCCTGTACATCATCGGCGCCGTCATCGGCGGCTGCCTCCTCACGGGCGGCTACGGCACCGCGGTCGGGGCCATGATCGGCGCCTTCATCTTCGGCATGGTCAACCAGTGCATCGTCTACGCCGGCTGGAACCCCGACTGGTTCAAGTTCTTCCTCGGCATCATGCTGCTGTTCGCCGTGATCGCCAACAACGCATTCCGCAACTTCGCCGCGAAGAGGTGA